Proteins encoded by one window of Cucurbita pepo subsp. pepo cultivar mu-cu-16 chromosome LG14, ASM280686v2, whole genome shotgun sequence:
- the LOC111810362 gene encoding probable polygalacturonase At3g15720, whose amino-acid sequence MKLIFVSGFIFFTVILSSWTVLASSSFNVLDYGAAGNGETDDTEAFVKAWKDVCEAMDDIPTLQVPAAKIYLLNPITFEGPCKSEQVNFELKGTLMAPSKDAWPSDNDKWIQFVDIDGLTINGGGKMNGQGSLWWKGCEEHCDHPTALFFHNCNGLHLQNTEHIDSAKNHISINFCDDVTVSDIHINAPEDSPNTDGIDISRSTNVIIQNSFMLTGDDCIAINNGSSYITIKGVTCGPGHGISVGSLGEDGQFNSVENIYVSDSLLKRTQNGVRIKTWEEMGIKVRDVTYRGVNGTSADENVITFKCSQARCTNIILDHVDIQMSNPNDEPKVFCQNVIGKSKSVVPAVSCLSES is encoded by the exons ATGAAGCTTATTTTTGTGTCGggttttatcttttttactGTCATTTTAAGTTCCTGGACTGTATTAGCTTCATCTTCTTTCAATGTTCTCGATTATGGAGCTGCTGGAAATGGCGAAACTGATGACACAGAA GCTTTTGTGAAAGCTTGGAAGGATGTCTGTGAAGCAATGGATGACATTCCAACATTGCAAGTACCTGCTGCAAAAATTTACCTTTTGAACCCTATCACATTTGAAGGTCCTTGCAAGTCTGAACAAGTCAATTTCGAG CTTAAAGGAACTCTAATGGCTCCGAGCAAAGATGCATGGCCAAGTGATAACGATAAATGGATCCAATTTGTGGACATAGATGGACTTACTATCAATGGAGGAGGAAAAATGAACGGCCAAGGTTCTCTTTGGTGGAAAGGTTGTGAAGAACACTGCGATCACCCAAcg GCATTATTTTTCCACAATTGCAACGGGCTTCATTTACAGAATACGGAACACATTGACAGTGCCAAGAATCACATCTCCATAAATTTTTGCGATGATGTCACTGTCTCCGATATTCACATTAATGCTCCTGAAGACAGTCCTAATACAGATGGAATTGACATTTCTAGATCAACAAATgttattattcaaaattcttTCATGTTAACCG GTGATGATTGTATTGCCATTAACAACGGATCTTCCTACATTACTATCAAGGGGGTCACTTGCGGCCCCGGCCATGGTATAAg CGTTGGGAGCTTGGGAGAAGATGGACAATTCAACTCTGTCGAAAATATCTATGTGAGCGATAGCCTTTTGAAGAGAACTCAAAACGGAGTTAGAATCAAGACGTGGGAG GAAATGGGCATAAAGGTGAGGGATGTGACTTATCGCGGAGTTAATGGAACATCAGCAGATGAGAACGTAATTACTTTCAAATGTTCTCAAGCCAGATGCACCAATATTATATTGGACCATGTGGACATACAAATGTCAAATCCCAATGACGAACCCAAAGTGTTTTGTCAAAATGTTATTGGAAAATCGAAATCTGTCGTTCCTGCTGTTTCTTGCTTATCAGAATCTTAG
- the LOC111810363 gene encoding probable polygalacturonase At3g15720: MKLLFAVIFLFYVTVLRSLTVSALSYFNVLDYGATGNGKTDDSEAFLKAWNDACAVIEDNPTLRVPFGKTYLLKPLKFQGPCKSKQVNFDLGGALMAPSKDEWPSDGEDKWVQFYNIDSLTVQGDGRFNGQGSSWWNKDCHNHCNRPTALFFHNCNGLRLSKMKHINSGKNHISINDCNNVVISDIHISAPEQSPNTDGIDISQSKNVLIQNSLIATGDDCIAINNGSSNINIVGITCGPGHGISIGSLGKDGDYNVVENIYVRNCHLKDTQNGVRIKTWEGGYGYARNITFEKIILENTKNPIIIDQYYSAFAYARKNMGREIKVSNVTYREVHGTSANENAIILNCSRARCTNIIMNNVNIRTSTPDTEAKSVCQNADGRAISVIPPVPCLSKSH, encoded by the exons ATGAAGCTTCTTTTTGctgtaatttttctattttatgttaCTGTTTTAAGATCGTTGACTGTATCAGCTTTGTCTTACTTCAATGTTCTTGATTATGGAGCCACTGGAAATGGCAAAACAGATGACTCGGAA GCTTTTTTGAAAGCTTGGAACGACGCGTGTGCAGTAATAGAAGACAACCCAACTTTACGTGTACCATTTGGAAAAACTTACCTGTTGAAACCTCTCAAATTCCAGGGCCCTTGCAAGTCCAAACAAGTCAATTTTGAC CTTGGAGGAGCTCTAATGGCTCCAAGCAAGGATGAATGGCCCAGTGATGGTGAAGATAAATGGGTCCAATTTTACAACATAGATTCTCTCACTGTCCAAGGAGATGGTCGATTTAATGGCCAAGGTTCTTCATGGTGGAACAAAGATTGTCATAATCACTGCAACCGACcaacg GCATTATTTTTCCACAACTGTAACGGGCTTCGTCTTAGTAAAATGAAGCACATTAATAGTGGCAAGAATCATATTTCCATAAATGATTGCAATAATGTCGTTATCTCAGATATTCACATTAGTGCTCCCGAGCAGAGTCCTAATACAGATGGAATTGACATTTCCCAATCAAAAAATGTTCTTATTCAAAATTCTTTAATAGCTACAG GTGATGATTGTATTGCTATTAATAACGGATCTTCAAATATCAATATAGTAGGCATCACTTGTGGCCCCGGTCATGGCATAAG CATTGGGAGCTTAGGAAAGGACGGTGATTATAATGTTGTTGAAAATATCTACGTGAGAAATTGCCACTTAAAAGACACTCAAAATGGAGTTAGAATCAAGACTTGGGAG GGTGGATATGGATATGCAAGAAACATCACGTTCGAGAAAATAATACTCGAAAATACAAAAAACCCAATTATTATCGATCAATATTACTCAGCTTTTGCATACGCAAGGAAAAATATG ggaAGGGAAATAAAAGTGAGCAATGTGACATATCGTGAAGTTCATGGAACATCAGCAAATGAAAATGCAATTATATTGAATTGTTCTCGAGCTCGTTGCACAAACATTATTATGAATAATGTGAACATAAGGACATCAACTCCCGATACAGAAGCCAAATCTGTTTGTCAAAATGCTGATGGAAGAGCTATATCTGTCATTCCACCCGTACCTTGTTTATCAAAATCTCATTAA
- the LOC111810131 gene encoding root phototropism protein 3-like → MWESENHSVGFGAGEYDNGVPPSAKHALNTHGFDLRGNSWHVATDIPSDLLVKVEGVNFHLHKYPLLSRSGKMNRCIYESRGSDLNNKLVFDDLPGGSEAFELAAKFCYGIAVDLTAANISGLRCAAEYLEMTEDLEEGNLIFKTEAFLSYVVLSSWRDSIVVLKSCEKLSPWAENLQIVRRCSESIAWKACANPKGIRWAYTGKPTRVCSPKWNDLKDSSPSRNHPLVPPDWWFEDVSILRIDHFVRVITAIKVKGMRFELIGSSIMHYSSKWLPGSVTDTTNASDEGSSSATSHSSGGSNSWRGGLHMIVAGNKEDRSTIQAKDQRMIIESLISIIPPQKDCVSCSFLLKLLRMANMLEVSPALVTELEKRVGMQFEQATLVDLLIPSYSKSDTTYDVDLIQRLLEHFLVQEQTEVSSPGRQSFSDKHMYDGSQRGVIPNAKMRVARLVDSYLTEVARDRNLSLTKFQVLAEALPESARTCDDGLYRAIDSYLKAHPTLTEHERKRLCRVMDCQKLSIDACMHAAQNERLPLRVVVQVLFSEQVKISNAVLNSSLKEASDSQFQPSVTNRKTLLEATPQSFQEGWAAAKKDINTLKFELETVKNKYVELQTEMERLQRQFEKVNNKQKQSSGWSSGWKKLSKLTTKMSTLETTENESHHPTIEEHTKKVHRRWRNSIS, encoded by the exons ATGTGGGAATCCGAGAATCATTCTGTTGGTTTTGGTGCTGGAGAGTACGACAATGGCGTCCCCCCTTCCGCCAAACACGCCCTCAACACTCACGGCTTCGACCTCAGAGGCAACTCATG GCATGTTGCTACTGATATCCCTAGTGACCTTTTAGTAAAAGTTGAGGGGGTGAATTTCCATTTGCATAAG TATCCTCTTCTTTCTAGAAGTGGGAAGATGAACAGATGCATATATGAATCCAGAGGCTCAGATTTGAATAATAAGCTTGTTTTTGATGATCTTCCTGGTGGGTCTGAGGCTTTTGAACTTGCAGCCAAGTTTTGTTATGGAATAGCGGTTGATTTAACAGCAGCTAATATCTCTGGCCTTAGATGTGCTGCTGAGTATCTTGAAATGACTGAGGATTTGGAGGAAGGCAATTTGATATTCAAAACTGAAGCGTTTTTGAGCTATGTGGTACTGTCTTCATGGAGGGATTCCATAGTTGTGTTGAAAAGCTGTGAGAAGCTCTCGCCGTGGGCGGAGAATCTACAAATCGTTCGACGATGCAGCGAGTCGATTGCTTGGAAAGCTTGTGCGAATCCGAAAGGAATTAGATGGGCATACACTGGGAAACCCACCAGAGTTTGTAGTCCCAAATGGAATGATTTGAAGGATTCAAGTCCTAGTAGGAATCATCCGCTTGTTCCTCCTGATTGGTGGTTTGAGGATGTTTCAATCCTTAGAATTGATCACTTTGTTAGAGTAATCACAGCAATCAAAGTGAAGGGTATGAGGTTTGAACTGATTGGATCATCAATTATGCATTATTCTTCGAAATGGCTTCCAGGTTCGGTAACTGATACGACGAACGCCAGTGATGAAGGGAGTTCCAGTGCGACGAGTCACTCGAGCGGTGGCAGCAACAGTTGGAGAGGTGGGCTGCATATGATTGTGGCTGGCAACAAAGAAGATCGCTCGACGATTCAGGCGAAAGATCAACGAATGATCATCGAGAGCTTGATCAGCATCATTCCTCCACAGAAAGATTGTGTCTCATGCAGCTTCCTGCTAAAGCTGCTGAGAATGGCAAACATGTTGGAAGTTTCGCCGGCATTGGTCACTGAGTTGGAGAAAAGAGTTGGAATGCAGTTTGAGCAAGCCACACTTGTGGATCTTTTGATCCCATCTTACAGCAAGAGCGATACAACGTATGATGTTGATCTTATTCAGAGGCTGCTGGAGCATTTTCTTGTTCAGGAACAGACCGAGGTTTCGAGTCCAGGCCGACAATCGTTTTCCGATAAACATATGTATGATGGATCTCAAAGGGGTGTGATCCCAAATGCCAAGATGAGGGTGGCAAGGCTTGTTGATAGTTACCTAACAGAGGTGGCCAGAGACAGAAACCTTTCCTTGACAAAATTTCAAGTACTGGCTGAAGCTTTGCCCGAATCTGCTCGAACATGCGACGACGGGCTTTACCGAGCTATTGATTCATATCTTAAG GCGCACCCTACGCTCACTGAGCACGAGAGGAAGCGGCTATGCCGAGTAATGGATTGCCAGAAGCTCTCCATTGATGCCTGTATGCACGCAGCACAAAACGAAAGGCTCCCGTTACGTGTGGTGGTTCAGGTCCTCTTCTCCGAGCAAGTAAAGATAAGCAATGCAGTTTTGAACTCGTCGCTTAAAGAAGCAAGCGACTCGCAATTCCAACCGTCTGTAACGAACCGAAAAACACTCCTGGAAGCCACACCACAGTCATTCCAAGAAGGGTGGGCAGCGGCGAAGAAGGACATTAACACACTGAAATTTGAGCTCGAGACTGTGAAGAACAAGTACGTTGAGCTTCAAACTGAAATGGAGAGGTTGCAGAGGCAGTTTGAGAAGGTGAACAACAAGCAGAAGCAGAGCTCTGGTTGGAGCAGTGGGTGGAAGAAACTGAGCAAACTGACTACTAAGATGTCAACTTTGGAAACCACAGAAAATGAATCCCACCATCCAACCATTGAAGAACACACTAAAAAAGTACACAGAAGATGGAGAAATTCAATATCATGA